A region from the Nocardioides exalbidus genome encodes:
- a CDS encoding DUF3152 domain-containing protein has protein sequence MPRVVRLALLTSLLTVLLATPGRAAPDDATTHRRTTPTPPQQTAEGYAIPVTRRVTYSVVTRGRTSASLALFRRQAQETYDDPRGWRAGGVEFRRVRRGGDFTLVLSVAGAVPSFSSQCSTRWSCRVGRFVIINQTRWQHASPAWNAAGRSLRDYRHMVVNHETGHWLGRGHATCSGGGRAPVMMQQSKGTGGCSFNPWPLEWEAAAVRR, from the coding sequence ATGCCCCGGGTCGTCCGACTAGCGCTGCTGACGTCGCTGCTCACCGTCCTGCTCGCGACGCCGGGCCGCGCAGCTCCCGACGACGCGACCACGCACCGGCGTACGACACCCACGCCCCCGCAGCAGACGGCGGAGGGATACGCGATCCCGGTCACCCGGCGGGTGACCTACTCCGTCGTCACCCGCGGCCGGACGAGTGCATCGCTGGCGTTGTTCAGGCGCCAGGCGCAGGAGACGTACGACGACCCGCGCGGGTGGCGGGCCGGGGGAGTCGAGTTTCGGCGGGTGCGACGGGGCGGCGACTTCACGCTGGTGCTGTCGGTGGCGGGCGCGGTGCCGTCGTTCTCCTCGCAGTGCTCGACGCGGTGGTCGTGCCGGGTCGGGCGGTTCGTGATCATCAACCAGACCCGCTGGCAGCACGCGTCACCGGCGTGGAACGCGGCCGGGAGGTCGCTGCGCGACTACCGCCACATGGTCGTCAACCACGAGACCGGGCACTGGCTGGGGCGCGGCCACGCGACGTGCAGCGGCGGTGGCCGGGCGCCGGTGATGATGCAGCAGTCGAAGGGGACGGGCGGCTGCTCCTTCAACCCGTGGCCGCTGGAGTGGGAGGCCGCCGCCGTACGCCGCTGA